A single region of the Lotus japonicus ecotype B-129 chromosome 4, LjGifu_v1.2 genome encodes:
- the LOC130710250 gene encoding peroxidase 73-like translates to MGQINRVLVLSLSLTLCFYTCFAQLSPNHYASTCPNLQSIVKGVVQKKFQQTFVTVPATLRLFFHDCFVQGCDASVMVASSGNNKAEKDHPDNLSLAGDGFDTVIKAKAAVDAVPQCRNKVSCADILALATRDVVVLAGGPSYTVELGRFDGLVSRASDVNGRLPEPNFNLNQLNSLFASQGLTQTDMIALSGAHTLGFSHCNRFSNRIYSTPVDPTLNRNYATQLQQMCPKNVNPQIAINMDPTTPRTFDNIYYKNLQQGKGLFTSDQILFTDQRSKATVNSFASNSNTFNANFAAAMIKLGRVGVKTARNGKIRTDCSVL, encoded by the exons ATGGGTCAGATTAATCGTGTACTTGTGCTGTCACTCTCATTAACGCTGTGTTTTTACACTTGTTTTGCTCAGCTTAGCCCAAACCACTATGCTAGTACCTGCCCCAATCTTCAAAGCATCGTTAAAGGTGTTGTTCAGAAGAAATTTCAACAAACATTTGTTACAGTTCCTGCTACCCTTCGTCTCTTCTTTCACGATTGCTTTGTTCAG GGTTGTGATGCTTCTGTTATGGTGGCGTCTAGTGGGAATAACAAAGCAGAGAAGGATCACCCTGATAATCTGTCACTGGCGGGTGATGGGTTCGACACCGTGATCAAAGCGAAAGCCGCCGTGGACGCTGTTCCGCAGTGCAGGAACAAGGTTTCGTGTGCTGATATTCTCGCCTTGGCTACCCGGGATGTTGTTGTTCTG GCTGGTGGACCTTCCTACACTGTTGAATTGGGGAGATTTGATGGGCTAGTTTCAAGAGCTTCTGATGTAAATGGGAGGCTTCCTGAGCCAAACTTCAACTTGAACCAGCTTAATTCCCTATTTGCGTCACAAGGGCTCACCCAAACAGACATGATTGCACTCTCAG GTGCACATACCCTCGGATTCTCCCACTGCAACAGGTTCTCGAATAGAATATACAGCACCCCAGTGGACCCAACACTCAACAGGAACTACGCAACCCAGTTGCAACAAATGTGCCCCAAGAATGTGAACCCCCAGATCGCCATCAACATGGACCCTACGACTCCTCGAACATTCGACAACATTTACTACAAGAACCTTCAGCAAGGGAAGGGTCTCTTCACCTCTGATCAGATCCTCTTCACGGATCAACGGTCCAAGGCCACCGTTAATTCATTTGCTTCTAACAGCAACACCTTCAATGCCAACTTCGCGGCGGCCATGATCAAATTGGGTCGCGTCGGAGTTAAGACCGCCAGAAATGGGAAGATTCGTACTGATTGTTCAGTGCTTTAA